The following proteins are co-located in the Castanea sativa cultivar Marrone di Chiusa Pesio chromosome 8, ASM4071231v1 genome:
- the LOC142606362 gene encoding uncharacterized protein LOC142606362 gives MGSSSTMIRSWISAHSWGSRITAHPQANGQVEVMNRSLLKIIKTRLEGAKGIWPEELPSILQAYRTTTRTPTGETPFRLAYRSEVVIPAEVGLTSYRFEDHDENRNNEIMRLQLDLVDEVKATAKQRLAWYSNLMAKHYNSRVRIRKFQVGDLISRKVTGGTRDPV, from the coding sequence ATGGGAAGCAGTTCAACAATGATTCGTTCATGGATTTCTGCTCACAGTTGGGGATCTAGAATCACTGCCCATCCTCAAGCCAATGGACAAGTCGAAGTCATGAATCGATCCTTGCTCAAAATTATCAAGACTCGTCTCGAAGGAGCAAAAGGAATATGGCCGGAAGAATTGCCAAGCATTTTACAAGCTTACAGGACGACAACAAGGACGCCTACAGGAGAGACTCCGTTTCGACTAGCATATAGAAGCGAGGTAGTCATCCCGGCTGAGGTCGGACTCACAAGCTACAGATTTGAAGACCATGATGAAAATAGGAACAATGAAATTATGCGCCTTCAGCTTGATTTGGTGGACGAGGTCAAGGCGACGGCTAAGCAGAGGTTAGCATGGTACTCAAACCTCATGGCAAAGCACTACAACTCCAGAGTCAGAATCAGGAAATTCCAAGTTGGAGATCTCATCTCGAGGAAGGTGACGGGTGGCACAAGAGATCCCGTCTAG